In Acaryochloris marina S15, a single genomic region encodes these proteins:
- a CDS encoding phage holin family protein, with product MIPLAWGVNTILGLVLKLIVTAISLFIISKLPFLGVEIDSPGKAVFSAFIFGILNALVVPLFGLLELGPKLTDIVIAGPIHFVLNIIIFALAAALVPGFSLKNKILDPIVGSILLTILNTVINHLLPFGGTAKAALVMAGIG from the coding sequence GTGATTCCATTAGCATGGGGCGTCAACACAATCCTAGGATTAGTCCTAAAACTGATTGTGACCGCCATTAGTCTCTTCATCATTTCCAAATTGCCATTTTTGGGTGTAGAAATTGATAGCCCGGGTAAGGCTGTCTTTTCTGCTTTTATCTTCGGCATCCTGAATGCTTTGGTCGTGCCTTTGTTTGGCCTATTGGAGTTAGGACCAAAACTGACTGATATTGTGATTGCTGGCCCCATTCACTTTGTCCTGAATATCATTATTTTTGCCCTGGCCGCTGCATTGGTGCCTGGGTTTAGCCTGAAAAATAAGATTTTAGATCCCATCGTCGGATCCATCCTACTCACCATATTGAATACAGTGATTAATCATCTCCTACCTTTTGGTGGAACAGCAAAGGCAGCCTTGGTTATGGCTGGAATTGGTTAG
- a CDS encoding NrtR DNA-binding winged helix domain-containing protein — translation MDTAQNRLLALLVKRHSDPYLGDWALPGTLVREGESLEAAAYRILAEKLRVENLYLEQLYSFGGPHRDPREAPDSFGVRYLSVSYFALVRYEDAMLIVDEGCEIDWHPVEALPNLAFDHPDILNYGHQRLCNKLEYSPVAFEVLPDCFTLADLYQLYSTVLGENFTDYSNFRSRLLKLGFLADTGEKICRGAGRPATLYRFDVEAFAPFRDKPLVFV, via the coding sequence GTGGACACGGCTCAAAATCGTCTGCTGGCCCTGCTCGTCAAGCGCCACAGTGATCCCTATTTAGGAGACTGGGCTTTACCCGGAACCTTGGTGCGAGAAGGCGAATCCCTGGAGGCCGCTGCCTATCGAATTCTGGCGGAAAAGTTACGGGTGGAGAACCTGTATCTTGAACAGCTCTATAGTTTTGGTGGTCCCCATCGAGATCCGCGGGAAGCGCCGGACAGCTTTGGGGTGCGCTACTTATCCGTCAGCTATTTCGCTCTCGTCCGTTATGAAGATGCCATGCTGATCGTGGACGAAGGCTGTGAAATTGATTGGCATCCCGTCGAGGCATTACCCAATCTCGCCTTTGATCACCCAGACATTCTCAACTATGGTCATCAACGGCTATGTAACAAGTTGGAGTACAGTCCTGTCGCCTTTGAGGTGTTGCCAGACTGCTTTACCCTGGCAGATCTCTATCAGCTTTACAGCACTGTTTTGGGGGAGAACTTCACGGATTACTCTAATTTCCGATCTCGACTGTTGAAGTTAGGATTTTTGGCCGATACGGGGGAGAAAATCTGCCGCGGGGCGGGTCGCCCTGCCACTTTATATCGCTTCGATGTCGAAGCCTTTGCACCTTTTCGGGATAAACCGCTAGTTTTTGTGTAG
- a CDS encoding biopolymer transporter ExbD has protein sequence MKTFIENEEAEIQVELIPLLDVVFCLLAVFILGTVGLSRPEGINLNLPKAETGTPQFSSKFRVQVGILGELLANNQPVNQTQLKQLVSRYLQTTPQGVVILKADGGATYDQVITVLDVLRSVGGERVALETVKSDPVTPPGQVPGQVPGQNDVLPVPSVDGPNPGTFPAAPNQPSTQPITPLPGQPLAPLPGSQPQPSPAAP, from the coding sequence ATGAAAACATTTATAGAAAATGAAGAAGCAGAGATTCAAGTTGAACTAATTCCGCTATTAGATGTCGTTTTTTGTCTCCTGGCGGTGTTTATCTTGGGAACGGTAGGGTTGAGTCGGCCTGAAGGGATTAATCTCAATCTTCCTAAGGCAGAAACAGGGACGCCCCAATTTAGCAGTAAATTCAGAGTGCAAGTTGGCATTCTCGGAGAGTTGTTGGCGAATAATCAACCGGTTAATCAAACTCAGCTGAAGCAGTTAGTGAGTCGCTATCTGCAAACGACCCCTCAAGGTGTTGTCATTTTGAAGGCTGATGGAGGTGCTACTTACGATCAGGTGATTACGGTTTTGGATGTGCTGCGGTCTGTGGGGGGAGAGCGGGTGGCTCTAGAGACCGTTAAAAGTGATCCAGTGACCCCTCCTGGTCAGGTTCCAGGTCAGGTTCCAGGTCAAAATGACGTGTTACCCGTTCCATCTGTAGATGGCCCTAATCCAGGGACCTTTCCCGCTGCGCCCAATCAGCCGTCTACTCAACCGATTACCCCGTTACCAGGACAACCTCTCGCTCCTTTACCGGGTTCTCAGCCTCAACCCAGCCCTGCTGCACCGTAA
- a CDS encoding bifunctional 4-hydroxy-2-oxoglutarate aldolase/2-dehydro-3-deoxy-phosphogluconate aldolase, producing the protein MTQICWLKTVRHHRAIGMIRASELALGFRMAEAIAQAGMMLIEIAWNSDQAATLVTQLREALPDCQIGVGTIMTVDQLRVAIAAGAQFCFCPHVNLDIIQAAVANDIPIIPGALSPTEIVTAWQAGASSVKIFPVATMGGSQYIQSLQGPLGHIPLIPTGGVTLENAVALIEAGAVGVGLSSYLFPKGALQAGDWPAITRRTEQLLQQLQP; encoded by the coding sequence TTGACGCAGATCTGCTGGTTAAAGACGGTGAGACATCATCGGGCCATTGGTATGATTCGGGCTTCTGAATTGGCCTTGGGGTTTCGCATGGCTGAGGCGATTGCCCAAGCCGGTATGATGCTGATCGAAATTGCCTGGAATAGTGACCAAGCCGCTACCTTGGTGACTCAGCTTCGGGAAGCCCTACCAGACTGTCAAATTGGTGTGGGAACGATTATGACAGTTGATCAGTTACGAGTTGCGATCGCAGCTGGCGCACAGTTTTGTTTTTGCCCCCATGTCAACCTAGATATTATTCAGGCGGCAGTGGCTAATGATATTCCCATTATCCCCGGAGCATTGTCCCCCACAGAGATTGTCACGGCCTGGCAGGCCGGAGCTAGTAGTGTCAAGATTTTTCCCGTGGCAACGATGGGAGGAAGCCAATATATCCAGAGTTTGCAAGGTCCCCTAGGACATATCCCTTTGATACCCACGGGTGGTGTGACGTTAGAGAATGCTGTGGCCCTGATTGAAGCAGGGGCTGTGGGGGTGGGGTTATCGAGTTACTTATTTCCCAAGGGGGCACTCCAAGCTGGGGATTGGCCAGCAATTACCCGCAGAACAGAGCAGCTATTGCAGCAATTGCAGCCGTGA
- a CDS encoding MotA/TolQ/ExbB proton channel family protein: MNIIELFEKGGPTIWPLLGLSILAIGTVFERLWFWSNLLRGERKTAKQILDAARRDWDEATHLARQFSNQPIGRFLFTPLRLANQEPEIFRLALEASADEELTAMRRGSKVLEAVIALSPLLGLFGTILGLQNSLGKLNFEEFGQIVGNPALGIDQALTSTLVGLAIAIVSLTFYRLFQGLVFNQARIFRRTGNELELVYRQFWLQPTETRPALTPQNDAPNP; the protein is encoded by the coding sequence GTGAATATTATCGAGCTATTTGAGAAGGGAGGGCCCACAATATGGCCATTACTCGGACTTTCCATATTAGCGATTGGAACTGTTTTTGAGCGGTTATGGTTCTGGAGCAATCTTCTCAGAGGAGAACGAAAAACAGCGAAGCAAATTCTGGATGCTGCCCGCCGAGATTGGGATGAAGCGACTCACCTAGCTCGACAATTTAGCAATCAACCCATTGGTCGATTTCTGTTCACCCCCCTACGGTTAGCAAATCAAGAACCAGAAATTTTTAGATTAGCCTTAGAGGCCTCTGCTGATGAAGAGCTGACGGCAATGCGCAGGGGCAGCAAAGTCCTAGAAGCTGTGATTGCTTTATCTCCTCTATTGGGATTATTTGGAACAATTTTAGGTTTGCAAAATTCTCTAGGAAAATTGAATTTTGAAGAATTTGGTCAAATTGTCGGTAATCCAGCTTTAGGGATTGACCAGGCTTTAACGAGTACCTTGGTAGGATTGGCCATTGCGATTGTTTCATTGACGTTTTATCGGCTGTTTCAAGGGTTGGTATTTAATCAGGCACGTATTTTTCGACGGACGGGGAATGAGCTAGAGCTGGTCTATCGACAGTTTTGGTTGCAACCTACAGAAACACGACCTGCCCTGACCCCTCAAAACGATGCTCCCAATCCTTAA
- the psb29 gene encoding photosystem II biogenesis protein Psp29, with translation MNNLRTVSDTKRAFYSIHTRPVNSVYRRVVEELMVEMHLLRVNEDFRYDPIFALGVTTSFDRFMDGYQPENDKDTIFSALCKAQEADPVQMQKDGQRLTELAQSKSAQEMLDWITQAANSGGDELQWQLRNIAQNPKFKYSRLFAIGLFTLLELSEGNITQDEESLAEFLPNICTVLNISESKLQKDLEIYRGNLDKIAQVRQAMDDILEAQKKRRDADQAKQEGSDDTPAAEASTPDSEPTSEVSS, from the coding sequence GTGAATAACCTGCGTACTGTTTCTGACACAAAACGAGCTTTTTACTCTATCCATACCCGTCCTGTGAATTCAGTGTATCGAAGGGTGGTGGAGGAGCTCATGGTAGAGATGCATCTACTGCGGGTAAATGAAGATTTTCGCTACGATCCTATTTTTGCCTTGGGCGTGACCACCTCCTTTGACCGGTTTATGGATGGGTATCAGCCTGAGAATGATAAAGACACAATTTTTAGCGCTTTGTGTAAGGCCCAGGAAGCCGATCCAGTGCAAATGCAGAAGGATGGCCAGCGTTTAACAGAATTGGCCCAGTCGAAATCTGCCCAGGAAATGTTGGATTGGATTACCCAAGCGGCTAATTCCGGGGGTGATGAGCTGCAGTGGCAGCTAAGGAATATTGCTCAAAATCCTAAGTTTAAGTACAGCCGCCTGTTTGCGATTGGGTTGTTTACCCTTTTAGAACTCAGTGAAGGGAACATCACTCAAGATGAAGAATCTTTGGCAGAGTTTCTGCCTAATATTTGTACAGTGCTCAATATTTCTGAGAGTAAGCTGCAAAAGGATTTAGAAATCTATCGAGGGAATTTGGACAAAATTGCCCAAGTTCGTCAGGCCATGGATGATATTTTGGAAGCTCAAAAGAAGCGTAGAGATGCAGACCAGGCTAAGCAAGAAGGTTCTGATGATACACCTGCTGCCGAGGCTAGTACCCCAGATTCTGAACCTACGTCTGAGGTCTCCAGTTAA
- a CDS encoding NAD+ synthase produces the protein MKIAIAQLNPTIGDLVGNAAAIEAAATTAEQQGATLLLTPELSLCGYPPRDLLLDPSFVEAAQTALEQLATQLPAKLHVLVGSVQQNKAQGGKPLFNSIVHLHKGEIQQCFHKHLLPTYDVFDEDRYFEPGNQPNVLDLKEGKIGVTICEDLWNNSDFWEKQAYAVDPVAELMSYNVDLIINLSASPFCVGKQELREAMLRHHAQQYHCPLIYANQVGGNDDLIFDGRSVAVNRQGNVVGRANGFAQDLLFLTYEAHDLLSSRIEPTVTDINAEIWSTLVLGLRDYAQKCGFSQAVLGLSGGIDSSLVAAIAAAALGPENVLGVLMPSPYSSDHSIKDAEDLAQNLGMPTTQLEIAPAMQTYDDILGSVFAGTESGVAEENIQARIRGNLLMAIANKFSRLLISTGNKSEMAVGYCTLYGDMNGGLAAIADVPKTRVYELCRWLNTNTPPELGEQNIIIPESVITKPPSAELKPGQVDQDSLPDYEVLDDILYRYVDNHQSSQQIIAAGHPAAIVDRIIQMVKRAEFKRRQAPPGLKITDRAFGTGWRMPIAARTTRPTVTAHPVSVET, from the coding sequence ATGAAGATTGCGATCGCACAATTGAATCCCACCATTGGTGATTTAGTGGGAAATGCTGCGGCTATTGAAGCGGCGGCAACCACAGCCGAACAGCAGGGGGCGACCTTACTCTTGACCCCAGAGCTGTCCCTTTGTGGTTATCCCCCAAGAGACTTGTTGCTCGACCCTAGCTTTGTGGAGGCGGCCCAAACCGCATTAGAACAGCTTGCCACCCAGTTGCCAGCCAAACTTCATGTGCTGGTGGGCAGCGTGCAGCAGAACAAGGCTCAGGGGGGTAAACCCTTATTCAATAGCATTGTCCATTTGCATAAGGGCGAGATTCAACAGTGTTTTCATAAGCATTTGTTGCCCACCTACGATGTGTTCGATGAAGATCGCTATTTTGAACCTGGCAACCAACCCAATGTCCTGGACCTGAAAGAAGGCAAAATTGGGGTCACCATCTGTGAGGATCTGTGGAACAATTCAGATTTCTGGGAGAAACAAGCCTACGCGGTTGATCCGGTTGCAGAACTGATGAGCTACAACGTAGATTTGATTATCAACTTATCCGCCTCTCCCTTCTGCGTAGGCAAGCAAGAACTACGAGAAGCGATGTTGCGGCACCATGCTCAGCAATATCACTGTCCCTTGATCTATGCCAATCAGGTGGGAGGGAATGATGACTTAATTTTTGATGGCCGCAGTGTCGCCGTCAATCGCCAGGGAAACGTGGTCGGTCGAGCTAACGGCTTTGCCCAGGATTTATTATTCCTCACCTACGAAGCTCATGATTTACTGTCCAGTCGAATCGAACCTACCGTTACTGATATCAATGCTGAAATCTGGTCAACCTTGGTGCTGGGATTGCGGGACTATGCTCAAAAATGTGGGTTTAGCCAAGCGGTTCTAGGGCTCAGTGGCGGCATTGACTCTTCCTTAGTCGCCGCCATTGCTGCTGCCGCCCTGGGTCCGGAGAATGTCTTGGGCGTATTGATGCCTTCACCCTATAGCTCTGACCATTCCATTAAAGATGCGGAAGATCTGGCTCAGAACTTAGGAATGCCCACTACGCAGTTAGAGATCGCACCCGCGATGCAGACCTACGACGATATCCTAGGCTCCGTTTTTGCGGGTACAGAATCCGGTGTAGCCGAAGAAAATATTCAAGCCCGGATTCGCGGCAATTTACTGATGGCCATTGCCAATAAATTTAGTCGTTTGCTGATCTCCACAGGCAACAAATCGGAAATGGCCGTCGGCTACTGCACCCTCTATGGGGATATGAACGGGGGCTTAGCAGCCATTGCAGATGTACCTAAAACCCGTGTGTACGAGCTATGCCGATGGCTTAATACCAACACCCCGCCTGAACTGGGAGAGCAGAACATCATCATTCCCGAATCTGTGATTACCAAGCCCCCCAGTGCTGAACTCAAACCCGGACAAGTGGATCAAGACTCCCTGCCTGACTACGAGGTGTTGGATGATATTCTCTATCGCTATGTCGACAATCATCAATCTAGCCAACAAATAATCGCAGCAGGTCACCCTGCTGCGATCGTGGACCGCATTATTCAAATGGTAAAAAGGGCTGAGTTCAAACGTCGCCAAGCACCGCCGGGACTCAAGATTACGGATCGAGCCTTTGGCACGGGTTGGCGCATGCCCATTGCGGCTCGAACCACCCGCCCAACCGTAACGGCTCATCCTGTGTCCGTTGAAACCTAA
- a CDS encoding nicotinate phosphoribosyltransferase has product MLGLVKPPEVADQSLNLSASDYNLLTDLYQATMSACYLNENLAEIPASFELTVRRLPAKFGYLVAMGLAQVLDYLQNLKFTDQQIQYLQETDLFSHAPTQFWSMLEQGRFTGDVWAVPEGTPIFANEPFLRIEAPLWQAQWVETFILNTINYQTLIATRAARLRDAAGPDATVLEFGTRRAFGPQASVWAARAALAAGLNATSNVLAAQKLGRTPSGTMAHALVMAMTATQGTELQAFTAFHRTFPQAALLIDTYDTLAAAQTLAEKVKAGELEVPAIRLDSGNLVELSQQIHQLLPKAKIVVSGDLDEQEILRLRQAGAYINGYGVGTKLVTGSPVNGVYKLVDIDDKPVMKEANGKITYPGRKQIFRQFHQGQVIQDQLGLINDAAPVGQPLLQPVMKAGQCLTSPESLETIAQRTLASVQSLSAEVRCVANPVSLPIHLSTDLQALTAATRRTSEAA; this is encoded by the coding sequence ATGTTAGGACTGGTTAAGCCCCCTGAGGTAGCCGATCAATCTTTAAACCTCTCTGCCAGTGACTATAATCTCTTGACCGATTTATATCAAGCCACCATGTCTGCTTGCTATTTGAATGAGAATCTTGCAGAAATACCTGCAAGCTTTGAATTAACGGTTCGGCGCTTACCTGCCAAGTTTGGCTATTTAGTCGCGATGGGTTTAGCACAGGTTTTAGATTACCTACAAAACCTAAAATTTACGGATCAGCAAATTCAGTATCTCCAAGAAACTGATTTATTTAGTCATGCCCCCACCCAGTTTTGGAGCATGTTAGAACAGGGTCGATTTACCGGGGATGTTTGGGCTGTCCCAGAGGGAACACCGATCTTTGCCAATGAACCCTTTTTGAGGATTGAGGCTCCTTTGTGGCAAGCCCAGTGGGTAGAAACGTTTATCCTTAATACCATCAACTATCAAACCTTAATCGCCACCCGTGCAGCTCGATTGCGAGACGCGGCTGGCCCCGACGCCACGGTCTTAGAATTTGGTACCCGCCGAGCATTTGGGCCCCAGGCTTCGGTCTGGGCAGCCCGAGCTGCCTTAGCTGCCGGATTAAATGCCACTTCCAATGTCTTAGCAGCCCAAAAGCTCGGCCGAACACCCAGTGGAACCATGGCCCACGCGTTAGTTATGGCTATGACTGCCACCCAAGGGACCGAACTTCAGGCCTTTACTGCCTTCCACCGGACCTTTCCCCAGGCCGCTTTGTTGATTGATACCTATGACACCCTCGCAGCAGCCCAAACCCTGGCGGAGAAAGTTAAAGCAGGGGAACTAGAGGTACCCGCTATCCGCCTTGACTCCGGAAATTTAGTGGAATTATCCCAACAGATTCACCAGCTTCTGCCCAAGGCCAAAATTGTGGTCAGTGGAGATTTAGATGAGCAAGAGATTCTCCGACTCCGCCAAGCTGGAGCCTACATCAATGGCTATGGCGTCGGGACTAAGCTCGTGACGGGCAGTCCTGTCAACGGTGTGTATAAACTCGTTGACATCGATGATAAGCCGGTTATGAAAGAGGCCAATGGCAAAATTACCTATCCCGGACGCAAACAAATTTTCCGCCAGTTTCATCAGGGGCAGGTGATTCAAGATCAGCTGGGCTTGATCAACGATGCGGCCCCTGTGGGTCAACCCCTCTTACAACCTGTGATGAAAGCAGGGCAATGCCTCACATCTCCAGAATCTTTGGAGACCATTGCCCAACGGACCTTGGCTTCCGTGCAAAGCTTGTCAGCAGAGGTTCGTTGTGTGGCGAATCCGGTCTCTTTGCCCATTCACTTATCTACCGATTTGCAAGCCTTAACAGCAGCTACTCGCCGGACATCGGAGGCTGCCTAG
- the grxD gene encoding Grx4 family monothiol glutaredoxin — MTPELKERLDNLVQTNKVLVFMKGSKLMPQCGFSNNAVQILNSLGAPYETVDVLEDSDIRQGIKEYSNWPTIPQVYINGEFVGGSDVLIELYQQGELQQLVEVALAS; from the coding sequence ATGACACCTGAATTGAAAGAACGCCTTGATAATTTAGTTCAAACCAACAAAGTCCTCGTGTTTATGAAGGGCTCTAAGCTGATGCCTCAATGTGGATTTTCTAATAATGCGGTTCAGATCCTTAATAGTCTTGGCGCACCCTACGAAACGGTAGATGTGCTAGAAGACTCCGATATTCGCCAAGGAATTAAAGAGTATTCCAACTGGCCAACCATTCCCCAGGTCTATATCAATGGGGAGTTTGTGGGTGGTTCTGATGTCTTGATCGAGCTATATCAGCAGGGTGAGCTGCAGCAGTTGGTCGAGGTTGCCTTAGCCTCTTAA
- a CDS encoding TrkA family potassium uptake protein, whose translation MYSILEKKYQQIQRELFLGIGAFGGVIVLGTLWYWLVEHWPLTDALYMTVITLSTVGFMEVNPLSDRGRLFTIVLIIVGVIWLGYIANRFTEAVIQGYFRDGVRLQQQRRLLEDVSEHFVLCGFGRTGQQIAQEFTSENIPFVIIDQDEEGVEMAQNLGYVTVQGSAIQNQTLLQAGIERACGIVTTLASDADNLYAVLSAKNINPNIRAIVRANSEDALAKMQQVGADAVVSPYMTVGKRMVAAALRPQVVNFMDVALTGSEPDFYIEELLIDTESCPYIGQTLGVLGVRSQTGASILAIRRDNGELIGAPSAQTEFRSQDLLICMGTTPQLQALNQALSPQN comes from the coding sequence GTGTACTCGATTTTGGAGAAAAAGTATCAGCAGATTCAACGAGAATTATTTTTAGGAATTGGGGCCTTCGGAGGCGTCATTGTCTTAGGCACCCTTTGGTATTGGTTGGTTGAACATTGGCCCCTGACCGATGCCCTCTATATGACGGTGATTACCCTCTCCACCGTTGGCTTTATGGAAGTGAACCCCCTCAGCGATCGCGGTCGGTTATTCACGATTGTCTTGATTATCGTCGGGGTGATTTGGCTCGGCTATATTGCCAATCGCTTTACAGAAGCCGTGATTCAAGGGTATTTCCGAGACGGAGTCCGTTTACAACAACAGCGGCGGCTCCTAGAAGATGTCTCAGAGCACTTTGTACTCTGCGGGTTTGGTCGCACCGGCCAACAGATTGCCCAAGAGTTCACCTCAGAGAATATCCCCTTTGTGATTATTGATCAGGATGAAGAAGGGGTTGAAATGGCCCAAAATTTGGGCTATGTCACAGTTCAAGGTAGCGCGATCCAAAATCAAACCCTATTACAAGCCGGTATAGAACGAGCCTGCGGTATCGTCACTACTCTGGCATCCGATGCCGACAATCTATACGCCGTGTTGTCCGCTAAAAACATCAATCCCAACATCAGAGCCATTGTCCGGGCCAATAGCGAAGATGCCCTAGCCAAAATGCAGCAAGTCGGAGCAGATGCTGTAGTTTCCCCCTATATGACCGTTGGCAAACGGATGGTTGCAGCGGCCTTACGGCCCCAAGTCGTCAACTTTATGGATGTGGCTTTAACGGGCAGTGAACCGGATTTTTATATCGAAGAACTGCTGATCGATACGGAGAGTTGTCCCTATATTGGTCAGACCTTGGGGGTATTGGGGGTGCGATCGCAAACCGGTGCCTCCATCCTCGCCATCCGTCGGGACAACGGTGAACTCATTGGCGCTCCATCAGCACAAACTGAATTTCGCAGCCAAGATCTACTGATTTGCATGGGAACGACCCCACAACTTCAAGCCCTAAACCAAGCCTTATCACCTCAGAACTAA
- a CDS encoding nicotinate-nucleotide adenylyltransferase, translating to MKKIALFGTSADPPTVGHQSIIEWLAGLYDYVAIWASDNPFKQHQSVLSERQRMLALLIQDSQQRCEHVGLQAELSHSKTLFTVQQAQQLWPHAELTLVVGSDVVTTLPHWYGVETLFQQVQLLILHRPDAQLHSDALTALQRMGAQLAIANFQGPPVSSSHYRHTGDINDVPPAIAAYIQQHHLYSWNAPHPHLDETPQPLLLTTPPQP from the coding sequence ATGAAGAAAATTGCACTTTTCGGCACCAGTGCTGACCCACCCACAGTGGGGCATCAATCCATTATTGAATGGTTAGCTGGGCTTTACGATTATGTGGCCATCTGGGCATCAGACAACCCCTTTAAACAGCACCAGTCTGTCTTGTCTGAACGTCAGCGGATGTTGGCATTGCTTATTCAGGATTCGCAACAGCGCTGTGAACATGTGGGGTTACAGGCTGAGTTAAGTCATTCCAAGACTCTGTTCACGGTGCAGCAGGCCCAACAGCTCTGGCCCCATGCTGAACTAACCCTAGTGGTCGGTTCAGATGTGGTGACAACGTTACCCCATTGGTATGGAGTCGAAACCTTATTCCAGCAAGTCCAGCTCCTGATTTTGCACCGACCGGATGCTCAGCTCCATTCTGATGCCTTAACAGCCCTCCAAAGGATGGGAGCACAATTGGCCATCGCCAATTTTCAAGGCCCACCCGTATCATCCAGTCACTATCGCCATACGGGGGATATTAACGATGTCCCCCCCGCCATTGCTGCCTACATTCAACAACATCATCTGTACTCATGGAACGCGCCCCATCCTCATCTCGACGAAACTCCACAACCTCTACTCTTGACTACCCCACCCCAGCCCTAG
- a CDS encoding DUF362 domain-containing protein, with translation MTASVCLIPAHSYEQSSLKESLESVLAPLGGMTKFVTPGDRVLLKPNLLTGGRPQNECTTRPELVARVAEMVIAAGGHPFIGDSPAFGSARGVAEANGYEPLLTALDIPIVELHGGRYPTESQTFDHLRLSKEAMEADVIINLPKVKSHVQLTMTLGVKNLFGCVPGKMKAWWHMEAGKDVDRFGEMLVETARTLAPNLTIVDGIIAHEGNGPSNGDPRRLGIMAASEDVFALDRAILKMLQVEPEQVPTMAAALRLGYCPDWQDIQFLLCHPHDLQVTDWRLPDHLMPIDFGAPRVLRSTFKHLYIRWIKEPMTAYAQR, from the coding sequence ATGACCGCATCTGTCTGCCTTATTCCGGCCCATAGCTATGAGCAATCTTCTCTAAAGGAATCTTTAGAATCGGTTCTTGCCCCTTTGGGAGGGATGACAAAATTTGTCACTCCAGGTGATCGGGTTTTACTTAAACCTAATTTGTTAACGGGGGGACGTCCCCAGAACGAATGTACGACTCGGCCTGAATTGGTTGCGAGGGTGGCGGAGATGGTCATAGCAGCTGGTGGTCATCCTTTTATTGGTGATAGTCCGGCTTTTGGGAGTGCTCGGGGTGTTGCAGAAGCCAATGGTTACGAACCTCTGTTAACGGCCCTCGATATCCCCATTGTGGAGTTACATGGCGGTCGTTATCCCACAGAGAGCCAGACCTTTGATCATCTGAGACTGTCGAAAGAGGCGATGGAAGCGGATGTGATTATTAATCTGCCGAAGGTGAAGTCCCATGTCCAGCTCACGATGACGTTGGGGGTCAAGAATTTATTTGGCTGTGTTCCCGGCAAAATGAAAGCCTGGTGGCATATGGAGGCGGGGAAGGATGTGGATCGGTTTGGGGAAATGCTGGTCGAAACAGCCCGAACCCTAGCTCCTAACCTGACTATTGTGGATGGCATCATTGCCCATGAAGGTAATGGCCCTAGTAACGGTGATCCTAGGCGCTTAGGGATAATGGCGGCTTCTGAGGATGTCTTTGCGTTAGACCGAGCTATTTTGAAGATGTTGCAGGTGGAACCAGAACAAGTGCCCACAATGGCAGCAGCTCTTCGTCTGGGATATTGTCCAGATTGGCAAGATATTCAGTTTCTTTTATGTCATCCCCATGATTTGCAGGTCACGGATTGGCGGTTGCCAGATCATTTGATGCCCATTGATTTTGGGGCACCTCGGGTTCTACGGTCGACTTTCAAGCATCTCTATATCCGCTGGATTAAAGAACCCATGACAGCCTATGCTCAGCGGTAG
- a CDS encoding BolA family protein, with translation MINPDDLTAMIQAGLPGAEVFVQDLTGGGDHYQATIISAEFAGKTLVQQHQLVYRSVNQVMASEQLHALALKTFTPEKWQAQQADVVQSS, from the coding sequence ATGATTAACCCGGATGACCTTACTGCAATGATTCAAGCTGGTTTGCCTGGGGCTGAAGTTTTTGTTCAGGATCTAACTGGGGGTGGTGATCATTATCAAGCAACGATCATTTCTGCCGAGTTTGCAGGCAAAACCCTGGTTCAACAACATCAGTTGGTCTATCGCTCAGTCAATCAAGTGATGGCCAGTGAGCAGTTGCATGCCCTAGCGCTGAAAACATTCACGCCTGAAAAGTGGCAGGCCCAACAAGCAGATGTGGTGCAGTCCTCCTAA